A region from the Caldicellulosiruptor naganoensis genome encodes:
- a CDS encoding carbohydrate-binding module family 20 domain-containing protein — MSETSTPGLYYGEYTFATGGTYEFKARVNGNIWCTGAPKVGGDNTNIPLNVSDGQTVKFWFFKNSQLVIDSTHFPNGPADLIGTHSFKLVGLNGQWDPNDSIGWFTKVTDATYSYVYDNTLNDYSLPHNGFKIVVGGFGDNSWAWNGASDGSVVKFQEGGGNIDLAQLKESNGNLLKTKFYLDILNGWLFTEKDLTNIQPLDFANNGSVIGGSSIHLAWAPYTPNANPLSAKLYYKIVDVNSNSELVSMTDYSTSNRIDIPREWIGKTVKIIANAKIGEITGPAVEFVINIVDLPQDVIKSAVDYITQNSINQSFIKLSQGDSLDSVTNNFSVVNSYVYNVVYNNNEYPLTFNIDWSTDNSNILIINGSNVTVNRPSAGDIQVTLKAKAKFGNVTSDYEKSFVLTVKKFLLGIDGGVLVTFNVTVPDYTPASDSLYIAGDFKTDRLPLWNPAGIKLTKVGDKKFTVTMYLPNGATIEYKYTRGSWSKVEKNKYGEEIANRILIVKAPSMEVNDTVEAFADLGPTAQKQPDIYIPPTPSVVNIGESGKLIKAEGGIKAVPDKDNKYKTSWNKCIECGY; from the coding sequence TTGAGTGAGACTTCAACTCCGGGGCTTTATTATGGTGAGTATACATTCGCAACTGGTGGTACCTATGAATTCAAAGCTCGTGTAAATGGTAACATATGGTGTACGGGCGCACCAAAAGTGGGAGGTGACAATACAAACATACCACTTAATGTTTCTGATGGGCAGACAGTGAAATTTTGGTTCTTCAAAAATTCTCAGCTTGTTATTGACAGCACTCATTTTCCAAATGGGCCAGCAGATTTAATTGGAACTCATTCATTTAAATTAGTAGGTTTAAATGGTCAATGGGATCCAAATGATAGTATTGGATGGTTTACAAAGGTTACAGATGCTACTTATAGCTATGTATATGACAATACTTTAAACGATTACTCTTTACCTCATAATGGATTCAAGATTGTAGTAGGAGGTTTTGGGGATAATTCCTGGGCATGGAATGGCGCGAGTGATGGCTCAGTAGTTAAATTTCAAGAGGGTGGAGGAAATATTGATTTAGCTCAGTTAAAAGAATCAAATGGCAATTTACTCAAAACAAAGTTTTATCTTGATATCTTAAATGGTTGGCTCTTTACAGAAAAAGACCTGACAAATATTCAACCGCTTGATTTCGCAAATAACGGGTCTGTAATTGGTGGAAGTTCAATTCATCTTGCATGGGCGCCATATACACCAAATGCGAATCCACTTTCAGCTAAGCTTTACTATAAGATAGTTGATGTGAACAGTAATAGTGAATTGGTTAGCATGACTGATTACAGTACAAGCAATAGAATAGATATTCCAAGAGAGTGGATAGGAAAGACAGTTAAAATTATTGCAAATGCTAAGATAGGAGAGATAACAGGACCAGCTGTAGAGTTTGTTATAAATATTGTGGATTTACCTCAAGATGTAATAAAGTCTGCGGTAGATTATATAACTCAAAATTCTATAAACCAATCTTTTATAAAATTATCTCAAGGAGATAGTTTAGATAGTGTTACAAACAACTTTTCAGTTGTAAACTCATACGTGTATAATGTAGTATATAATAACAATGAGTATCCATTAACATTCAATATCGATTGGTCTACTGATAACTCCAATATTCTAATAATAAATGGTTCAAATGTAACAGTTAATAGACCGTCAGCCGGTGATATACAAGTTACCTTAAAAGCAAAAGCTAAATTTGGAAATGTCACTTCAGATTATGAAAAATCTTTTGTGCTGACAGTTAAGAAGTTTTTATTGGGAATTGACGGTGGTGTTCTAGTTACATTTAACGTAACTGTACCTGATTATACACCTGCTAGTGACAGCTTGTATATAGCAGGAGATTTTAAAACAGATAGACTTCCTTTATGGAACCCTGCGGGAATAAAACTTACAAAGGTCGGAGACAAGAAGTTTACTGTTACCATGTATCTACCAAATGGTGCAACCATTGAATATAAATACACACGTGGAAGCTGGAGCAAGGTTGAGAAAAATAAATATGGAGAGGAAATAGCAAATAGAATTTTGATTGTAAAAGCACCGTCTATGGAAGTGAACGATACTGTTGAAGCATTTGCTGACCTTGGACCAACTGCTCAAAAACAGCCTGACATATATATACCACCAACACCATCTGTTGTAAACATAGGTGAAAGTGGTAAATTGATAAAAGCTGAAGGTGGTATCAAAGCAGTACCGGATAAAGACAATAAGTATAAAACTAGCTGGAACAAATGCATTGAATGCGGTTATTAG
- a CDS encoding S-layer homology domain-containing protein, which yields MNAVISSDKYVVLVKAGARTYPRVEIDSSALANLKGKGIKNIGVKYPNVSINIDVYSQKIDNINVTVADVEKPSIKVIESNIIKNIDDYTILKIVKAQNVKVLANNDSDTSVTYYYSIKLDSPLEEGTVPYLLVDNKWIPIKNYVIKDDYAIIKTNKSGTIAFVKIDKKFGDTEVDNSKIAELISLGIVTGDSEGNLKLDKPVTRAETFSVLAKALDIDPHVYVGGFVDVPRNAWYAGYAEALRKLGIIEGYSNKLYPTANVTREQLAKIVVNVVQRFAKLDTTDNVSISDLNKVSGWAKDFVLKAVAAGLMSVNEDKFFRPQDFATR from the coding sequence TTGAATGCGGTTATTAGCAGTGATAAATACGTTGTCTTAGTAAAAGCTGGAGCACGTACTTATCCAAGGGTTGAAATAGATAGCAGTGCACTTGCAAACTTAAAAGGAAAGGGAATAAAGAATATTGGGGTTAAATATCCGAATGTTTCTATCAATATAGATGTCTACAGTCAAAAGATTGATAACATAAATGTTACTGTAGCTGATGTCGAAAAGCCGAGCATTAAAGTAATTGAATCAAATATTATTAAAAACATTGATGACTATACTATACTAAAAATTGTAAAGGCTCAGAATGTTAAGGTTCTTGCAAACAATGATTCTGATACTTCTGTTACTTACTATTACTCAATAAAACTTGATAGTCCGTTAGAAGAAGGAACGGTTCCTTATCTATTAGTTGATAACAAATGGATTCCGATAAAAAACTATGTGATAAAAGATGACTACGCTATTATAAAAACAAACAAAAGTGGAACAATTGCATTTGTTAAGATTGATAAGAAATTCGGAGATACTGAAGTAGATAATTCCAAGATAGCTGAGCTTATTAGCTTAGGCATAGTGACAGGCGATTCTGAAGGCAATCTGAAGTTAGATAAACCGGTGACAAGAGCTGAAACCTTTAGTGTTTTAGCAAAAGCATTAGATATAGACCCTCATGTTTATGTTGGTGGATTTGTTGATGTTCCACGAAATGCATGGTATGCAGGATATGCTGAGGCATTGAGAAAATTGGGAATTATTGAAGGTTATTCTAATAAACTTTATCCGACTGCCAATGTCACACGTGAACAATTGGCAAAGATTGTTGTAAATGTTGTACAGAGATTTGCAAAATTAGATACAACAGATAATGTAAGTATTTCTGATTTAAACAAAGTTTCAGGATGGGCAAAGGACTTTGTTCTAAAGGCAGTAGCAGCGGGGTTGATGAGTGTTAATGAAGATAAATTTTTCAGGCCACAAGACTTTGCAACAAGATAG
- a CDS encoding endonuclease III domain-containing protein has protein sequence MNTNSSSFQPKDVDLSRKLCEIFQKLHEFWGPQNWWPAETKFEMVVGAILTQNTSWSSVEKAISNLKKANILSIEGILQTPDQILAQLIRPTGYYNQKAKRLKDFCSFLKNEFNSDLQKLFSLEIPELREKLLSQKGIGYETADSIILYGAEKPIFVVDAYTKRLFFRLGLIQSETISYNDLQMLIMTNIKHDTYLFNEFHALIVKHCKQLCVKKNTKCNMCCLKHLCAYYVQNTFTDNKNGTE, from the coding sequence ATGAACACCAACAGCAGTTCTTTTCAACCGAAAGATGTAGATCTTTCTCGGAAGTTATGTGAAATATTTCAAAAATTGCACGAATTTTGGGGTCCTCAAAACTGGTGGCCAGCTGAAACAAAGTTTGAGATGGTTGTTGGTGCAATCTTGACTCAAAATACATCGTGGAGTTCAGTTGAAAAAGCCATTTCAAATCTCAAAAAAGCGAATATTCTGTCAATTGAAGGAATTCTGCAAACTCCTGACCAAATCTTAGCTCAGCTAATTCGTCCAACAGGCTATTACAATCAAAAGGCTAAAAGATTAAAAGATTTTTGTAGTTTTTTGAAAAACGAATTTAATTCTGACTTGCAAAAGCTTTTTAGCCTTGAAATTCCAGAACTGAGAGAGAAATTGCTCTCACAAAAAGGTATAGGATATGAAACTGCTGACAGTATAATACTCTATGGAGCTGAAAAGCCTATTTTTGTTGTTGACGCCTATACAAAAAGACTCTTTTTCAGACTCGGATTAATCCAGAGTGAAACAATTTCATATAATGATTTGCAAATGTTAATTATGACAAATATCAAGCATGATACCTATCTTTTTAATGAATTTCATGCTTTAATTGTTAAACATTGCAAGCAGTTGTGTGTTAAGAAAAACACAAAATGTAATATGTGTTGCTTAAAACACTTATGTGCCTACTATGTACAAAATACTTTCACTGACAACAAAAATGGGACAGAGTAA
- a CDS encoding HTH domain-containing protein produces the protein MDSKEIVLQALKSSDQPLKIQDIVEKTGLDRKEIEKAIKDLKNEGLIESPKRCYYQAK, from the coding sequence ATGGATTCAAAAGAAATTGTGTTACAGGCGCTAAAAAGCTCTGACCAACCTTTGAAAATCCAAGACATTGTTGAAAAAACAGGGCTTGATAGAAAAGAAATTGAAAAGGCAATAAAAGATCTTAAAAATGAAGGTTTGATAGAGTCGCCAAAGCGCTGTTATTATCAGGCAAAATGA
- a CDS encoding extracellular solute-binding protein, producing the protein MKSFKKWVALFLVFAFALSVCLASLNAQKAYSSATSSGTKKIVFWHIQTNEDAKKVIQRSVDRFMAANRGVKVEVVPLQNDAFKTKLKIAMGANQAPDVFPTWGGGQFYEYIKSGKVKDITAYMNEKNYKNRFLDGAISMVTFDNKIWAVPVENVAIAIILYNKEIFKKYNLKVPSTYDELLNIVKTLKAKGIAPFALANKTKWPGSMFYMYLVDRLGGPSVFERAANRKGGSFEDPVFIKAGEMLQELVRLGAFAKGYNGLDYDTGQSRMLLYAGKAAMELMGSWEISVIKSENKKFYDNNLDFFPFPAIKGGKGDPNNVVGTLGDNFYAISSRCKYPKEAFKMIQYLIDDQAVKERIQLGRIPPVKGVKLNDSKLQKLSSIISKAKHVQLWYDQYLPPQLAEVHKDTCQALFGLTMTPKAAVQKMEKTAKAVFGK; encoded by the coding sequence GTGAAGAGTTTTAAAAAGTGGGTTGCTTTGTTTTTAGTATTTGCTTTTGCTTTGAGTGTTTGTCTTGCATCGCTTAACGCGCAAAAGGCATATAGTAGTGCTACATCAAGTGGTACAAAGAAGATTGTGTTCTGGCACATCCAGACAAATGAAGATGCAAAGAAGGTTATTCAAAGGTCGGTTGACCGATTTATGGCAGCAAATCGTGGAGTAAAAGTAGAAGTTGTTCCACTCCAAAATGATGCTTTCAAAACAAAACTCAAAATTGCGATGGGTGCAAACCAAGCTCCGGATGTTTTCCCAACATGGGGCGGTGGACAGTTCTATGAATATATCAAAAGTGGAAAAGTAAAAGATATAACTGCTTACATGAATGAGAAGAACTACAAAAACAGGTTCTTAGATGGTGCTATTAGTATGGTAACATTTGATAATAAGATTTGGGCTGTTCCAGTTGAGAATGTAGCGATAGCTATAATTCTTTACAACAAAGAGATATTCAAAAAGTATAATCTCAAAGTTCCTTCCACTTATGATGAACTCTTAAACATTGTTAAGACATTGAAAGCAAAAGGAATAGCACCGTTTGCATTAGCAAATAAGACAAAATGGCCAGGTTCGATGTTTTACATGTATCTTGTCGACAGGTTAGGTGGTCCTTCAGTTTTTGAAAGAGCAGCTAACAGAAAAGGTGGAAGCTTTGAAGATCCTGTATTTATTAAAGCAGGAGAAATGTTACAAGAGCTTGTGAGGTTGGGAGCATTTGCAAAGGGATATAACGGACTTGACTACGACACAGGACAATCAAGAATGCTTTTATATGCAGGCAAGGCTGCTATGGAACTCATGGGCTCATGGGAGATTTCTGTTATAAAGAGTGAAAATAAGAAGTTTTATGATAACAATTTAGATTTCTTCCCATTCCCGGCAATAAAAGGTGGTAAAGGTGATCCAAACAATGTTGTTGGTACATTGGGTGATAACTTCTATGCTATTTCAAGTAGGTGTAAATATCCAAAAGAAGCATTCAAGATGATTCAATACTTGATTGATGACCAAGCTGTAAAGGAAAGAATTCAACTTGGAAGAATTCCTCCTGTAAAAGGTGTTAAGTTAAATGATTCGAAACTTCAAAAATTAAGCAGCATAATAAGCAAGGCAAAACACGTACAACTATGGTATGACCAATATCTGCCACCACAATTAGCAGAAGTCCATAAGGATACATGTCAGGCACTCTTTGGACTTACAATGACACCGAAGGCTGCAGTTCAAAAAATGGAAAAAACAGCAAAAGCAGTATTTGGAAAATAA
- a CDS encoding methyl-accepting chemotaxis protein — protein MTKSYRLIRNRVSVSLLTLFLLLLVVSVLVNYTIPQKSLKESIETGFSSDTVATAEAVDNYFGYITEMLMFLALNRDLSNVLSMPESDRNKIENVASYNLVLSVLKDAAKRLQGDLLITVSGYSLYVDKQGKVLTRKLKEESNFRKLAVIESDIPVEIYADSEKLNFRINIVNLLSSKKVGEINLCIPKSNLEKQLDQFKKKYNVVLLANNSEIVGKFNKNTAYVSKSVDTLDGNFILYLQISKSNMYKDLKIIQLLFVSVSIVSITLIVFLAFFIARIIMNPLSHLNGLFLSVREKDFTFSILESNFKDEIEYVFDSFKKIVDSLRKSLKILKDITGSGYFDKEYYTKIASKSNEVYDSIFRTSNMLVENFQYQDKLLNKILDEAKTYCTSLDHFKDSIRSQMLKLDRLKEINSKIKLEFNKSE, from the coding sequence ATGACAAAGTCATACAGACTGATTCGAAATAGAGTTTCGGTTAGTTTACTGACATTGTTTTTACTTTTGTTAGTTGTTTCGGTTTTGGTGAACTATACCATACCACAAAAAAGTTTAAAAGAATCAATAGAGACTGGATTTTCAAGTGATACTGTAGCAACTGCTGAAGCTGTTGATAATTATTTTGGATATATAACAGAGATGTTGATGTTTTTGGCTTTGAATAGAGATTTATCTAATGTTTTGTCTATGCCTGAGAGTGATAGAAATAAGATTGAGAACGTAGCTTCTTATAATCTTGTTTTATCAGTCCTTAAGGATGCTGCGAAGAGATTGCAGGGAGATTTACTCATCACCGTGTCAGGCTATTCTCTATATGTTGATAAACAAGGGAAGGTTTTGACCAGGAAGCTTAAAGAGGAATCAAATTTTAGAAAATTGGCTGTTATTGAATCAGATATCCCAGTGGAAATTTATGCTGATAGCGAAAAGTTGAATTTTAGGATTAATATAGTCAATTTGCTTTCGTCCAAAAAAGTTGGTGAAATAAATCTTTGTATTCCAAAATCCAATTTGGAAAAACAATTAGATCAGTTTAAAAAGAAATACAATGTAGTATTATTAGCAAACAATTCAGAGATTGTTGGTAAATTTAATAAGAATACTGCTTACGTCAGCAAGAGTGTTGATACTTTAGATGGAAATTTTATATTGTATTTACAAATAAGTAAAAGTAACATGTATAAGGATTTGAAGATTATTCAACTGCTGTTTGTTAGTGTGTCAATTGTTTCTATAACTTTAATTGTATTCTTAGCCTTTTTTATTGCTCGTATTATAATGAATCCGTTATCGCATTTAAATGGTTTATTTTTAAGTGTTAGGGAAAAAGATTTTACTTTTAGTATTTTAGAATCAAATTTCAAAGACGAAATTGAGTACGTTTTTGATAGTTTTAAAAAGATTGTTGATTCTTTAAGAAAGTCTCTTAAAATTTTGAAAGATATAACCGGAAGTGGATACTTTGATAAGGAATATTATACAAAAATTGCTTCAAAAAGTAATGAAGTATACGACAGCATTTTTAGGACTTCGAATATGTTAGTGGAAAACTTCCAATATCAAGATAAGCTTTTGAATAAAATTTTGGACGAAGCAAAAACGTATTGCACAAGTCTGGATCATTTTAAGGATAGCATAAGGTCGCAAATGTTAAAATTGGATAGGTTAAAAGAAATTAACAGCAAAATAAAATTAGAATTCAATAAATCAGAATAA
- a CDS encoding CBM20 domain-containing protein, translating to MFETIYNLLSFINRNLNSYIVSDIKPAGVEVTFKVKVPQNTPDDNIHIAGTFAIAGYSDWNPGDNNLKLTKNPDGTYSITMYIPEGTTIEYKYVRGEWSKVEKGPNGEELSNRRVTITKGANNKMLVEDEVAKWADR from the coding sequence GTGTTTGAGACAATATATAATTTACTTTCCTTCATCAACCGAAATCTTAACAGCTACATTGTTAGCGACATAAAACCAGCTGGCGTTGAAGTAACATTTAAAGTAAAAGTTCCACAAAATACACCTGATGATAACATTCATATAGCCGGAACTTTTGCTATAGCTGGTTACAGCGATTGGAATCCAGGGGATAATAACTTGAAACTCACAAAAAATCCAGATGGAACATATTCAATCACGATGTATATTCCTGAAGGAACAACCATTGAATACAAATATGTCAGAGGCGAGTGGAGTAAAGTAGAAAAAGGGCCAAATGGCGAAGAACTTTCAAACAGGAGGGTAACAATAACAAAAGGTGCGAATAACAAAATGCTTGTTGAAGATGAGGTAGCAAAATGGGCTGATAGATAA
- the pulA gene encoding type I pullulanase: MIKANLSKRLMSVLIVLSFLVSIILPLSIFAADEKTTLIIHYYRYNEDYQGWNLWIWPVEPVGAEGKAYEFTSKDDFGMKAVVELPGKITKVGIIVRKGNWEAKDVAFDRFISNINGTKEVWLIEGEEQIYTSQPQKTPKMTAFIDGLNTIVVKLAKKADILPNNKTQGFKVTAFYEEIPIKKVEPVLPKVNKNFKPEEAGYELIDGGTKVRFILKPGAGDFKFTDTTGKLDVYVSGTMNDWGGTASSEGKYKPLPEWKMTWNPQKGYYELVKELGKDGVNIGAKFKFTSWDGTSAKWYPDGMGNDKVIEELYTGNEKITKVDTFKITTEEELEPQVPYVVSKDGFKSTIAQARNILDNPKYYYKGNDLGCTYTKAYSTFRLWAPTAIGVILRLYDDYKTTKYKEYEMEQSVNGTWYLKINGDLKGKYYQYEVWHASNSITDDTIRKYVVPDPYSRATSANSERTLIFDPKDTNPVGWEKDTFIKLENQEDAIIYETHVRDFTIDASSGVRPEYRGKYLGFTQTGTKGPNGVKTGIDHLKELGITHVHLLPTYDFGSVDETNPDKSYNWGYDPVLYQNVEGSYATNPNTIARIKEYKQMVMALHKAGIGVIQDVVFNHTFQIGDAKFSIFDKIVPGYFYRKDKDGNYSNASGCGNEIATEKPMVRKFIIDTLVYLTKEYHIDGFRFDLMAAIDRVTMAKAQEEIRKINPSAVIYGEGWMAGSSPLDPSLRMEIGSFNQAGLHIGLFNDRIREAIRGNLDNESRGFMQGNYSFRLEDLKRGIQGGLGDFATDPDECINYVSAHDNLTLWDKLQKSVPNEPDYIKDKMGRLANAIVLTAQGVPFLHGGVEFNRTKYMNHNSYNAGDKINKYDWNLKVKWYNTFKYYQGLIALRKAHPAFRMPTAEDIKKYLTFIPTPKGTLGYRLTYPKDTWSDIIVVYNSTKKAQEITLPEGNWVVVANGDEVGTAPIKNYTNYVSGKAVVAPISMFVAYKSSTFPQGYTMVTGKDPVSIETSQAVLTPKVYGTGNVAVTFNVKVPAGTDDDVIYLAGSFGKAGLSDWNPGDKDGAIELVRLQDGTYTVTVKLNAGETFEYKYTRGSWSTVEKGANKEEIENRKLTVTDEGGGKMTVNDTVLNWADK; this comes from the coding sequence ATGATTAAAGCTAATTTAAGCAAACGTTTGATGTCAGTTTTAATTGTTTTGAGCTTTTTAGTTTCAATCATTTTGCCACTTTCAATTTTTGCTGCAGATGAAAAAACAACTCTTATCATTCACTACTACCGCTACAACGAAGATTATCAAGGCTGGAACCTGTGGATTTGGCCTGTTGAGCCAGTTGGGGCAGAAGGGAAAGCGTATGAGTTTACTTCTAAAGATGACTTTGGTATGAAAGCAGTTGTAGAGCTTCCTGGCAAAATAACTAAAGTGGGTATTATCGTAAGAAAGGGCAATTGGGAAGCAAAAGATGTTGCATTTGACAGATTCATCTCTAACATCAACGGAACAAAAGAGGTTTGGCTAATTGAAGGAGAAGAGCAAATCTACACATCCCAGCCTCAAAAAACTCCTAAGATGACAGCTTTCATTGATGGACTTAATACAATCGTTGTAAAGCTTGCGAAGAAAGCAGATATTCTTCCAAATAACAAAACTCAAGGGTTCAAAGTTACGGCATTTTATGAAGAAATTCCTATCAAAAAAGTTGAGCCTGTCTTGCCAAAGGTAAATAAGAATTTCAAACCAGAAGAAGCTGGTTATGAGCTAATTGATGGCGGAACAAAGGTAAGATTTATCTTAAAACCAGGTGCAGGTGATTTTAAGTTTACAGATACAACCGGTAAACTTGATGTATACGTTTCTGGAACGATGAACGACTGGGGCGGGACAGCTTCTTCCGAAGGAAAATATAAACCACTTCCTGAATGGAAAATGACATGGAATCCGCAGAAAGGATACTATGAGCTTGTAAAAGAGCTTGGCAAAGACGGTGTAAACATTGGTGCTAAGTTCAAGTTCACATCATGGGATGGTACATCTGCAAAGTGGTATCCAGATGGAATGGGGAATGACAAGGTAATTGAGGAGCTTTACACAGGTAATGAGAAGATAACAAAAGTTGATACTTTTAAGATTACAACTGAAGAAGAACTTGAGCCGCAGGTACCATATGTTGTTTCTAAAGACGGTTTTAAATCTACAATTGCTCAGGCAAGAAACATATTAGACAATCCAAAGTATTACTATAAAGGTAACGATTTGGGATGCACATATACTAAGGCTTATTCAACATTCAGACTGTGGGCACCGACAGCAATTGGAGTTATACTAAGGCTCTATGATGATTATAAAACTACCAAGTATAAAGAGTATGAAATGGAGCAGTCTGTCAACGGAACATGGTATCTTAAGATAAATGGAGATTTGAAAGGGAAATACTACCAATATGAAGTTTGGCATGCTTCTAACTCTATAACCGACGATACGATCAGAAAATATGTTGTGCCAGACCCATATTCAAGGGCAACTTCGGCAAACTCTGAAAGAACTTTAATCTTTGATCCAAAAGATACAAATCCAGTTGGTTGGGAAAAGGATACATTTATAAAGCTTGAAAACCAAGAAGATGCAATAATTTATGAGACGCATGTCAGAGACTTTACAATAGATGCTTCAAGTGGTGTAAGGCCTGAGTACAGAGGTAAGTACTTAGGATTTACTCAAACAGGGACAAAAGGGCCGAATGGCGTAAAAACAGGTATTGACCATTTGAAAGAACTTGGCATAACACATGTTCATTTGCTTCCAACATATGACTTTGGTTCGGTAGATGAGACGAATCCTGACAAAAGCTATAACTGGGGATATGATCCTGTTTTATATCAGAATGTTGAAGGTTCATATGCTACAAATCCAAATACAATTGCAAGGATTAAAGAGTACAAACAGATGGTTATGGCTCTACACAAGGCAGGGATAGGTGTTATTCAAGACGTTGTATTTAACCACACATTCCAGATAGGAGACGCTAAGTTTTCAATATTCGACAAGATAGTACCAGGATACTTCTACAGAAAAGACAAAGATGGTAACTACTCAAATGCATCAGGTTGTGGCAATGAAATTGCAACCGAAAAACCAATGGTCAGAAAGTTTATAATTGATACGTTGGTGTACCTCACGAAAGAATATCATATAGATGGTTTCAGATTTGACTTAATGGCTGCAATAGACAGAGTTACTATGGCAAAAGCACAGGAAGAAATAAGGAAGATAAATCCATCAGCAGTAATCTACGGCGAAGGCTGGATGGCAGGATCATCGCCACTTGACCCGTCACTGAGAATGGAAATAGGTTCATTCAACCAAGCAGGGCTTCACATTGGACTATTTAATGACAGGATTAGAGAGGCAATCAGAGGCAATCTTGACAATGAGTCTAGAGGATTTATGCAAGGGAACTACTCATTTAGACTTGAAGATTTAAAGAGAGGTATTCAAGGTGGACTTGGAGATTTTGCAACAGACCCGGATGAATGTATCAACTATGTATCTGCACATGATAACTTGACTTTGTGGGATAAACTTCAAAAGAGTGTTCCGAACGAACCAGATTACATCAAGGATAAAATGGGCAGACTTGCAAATGCAATCGTTTTGACAGCACAGGGTGTTCCGTTCTTACACGGCGGTGTTGAATTCAACAGAACAAAATATATGAATCATAACTCATACAATGCAGGCGATAAAATTAACAAATATGACTGGAATTTGAAAGTAAAGTGGTACAATACTTTCAAGTACTATCAGGGGCTAATTGCATTAAGAAAAGCTCATCCAGCTTTCAGGATGCCAACAGCTGAGGATATCAAAAAGTACTTGACATTTATCCCAACACCTAAAGGAACATTAGGATACAGACTAACATATCCGAAAGATACATGGAGTGACATTATAGTTGTATATAACTCCACAAAGAAGGCTCAAGAGATAACATTACCAGAAGGAAACTGGGTTGTTGTTGCAAACGGTGATGAGGTTGGAACAGCACCGATTAAGAACTACACAAACTATGTATCAGGAAAAGCTGTTGTTGCACCGATTTCAATGTTTGTGGCTTATAAGAGCAGCACATTCCCGCAAGGATATACAATGGTCACCGGCAAAGACCCTGTATCTATTGAGACAAGTCAGGCTGTATTAACACCAAAGGTTTACGGAACAGGTAATGTTGCCGTTACTTTCAATGTTAAAGTACCGGCTGGAACAGATGATGATGTTATCTACTTGGCAGGTTCGTTTGGTAAGGCTGGACTTTCTGACTGGAATCCAGGTGATAAGGATGGAGCAATAGAACTTGTAAGATTGCAAGACGGAACATATACTGTGACCGTAAAACTTAACGCAGGTGAAACATTCGAATATAAATACACAAGAGGCAGCTGGTCTACAGTTGAAAAAGGTGCAAATAAAGAAGAGATAGAGAACAGAAAACTAACAGTTACAGATGAAGGCGGCGGAAAGATGACAGTCAACGACACGGTTTTGAACTGGGCTGATAAATAA